In Agromyces sp. G08B096, a genomic segment contains:
- a CDS encoding chromosome partitioning protein, giving the protein MTTTPSQATVYLRSSTAAEVHLDGEIEHLMAANGDALRDRVVEAVRLLAASAGHPVTATLVEGSSRWPLVVHPDGTVAEPAPPAPEPLPADQLGFASPTGGAGLPPLPGAPVPAAAPVAAPPVSAVAPPVAAAAAPAPAAPVAAAPVADPVPAGRPVASAAPKPTVDDLLNSRSRPRRDRATTGWRGAVRRATGGVISPTPSRAERSRLERERKVQRRLDGSRTIVILNPKGGAHKTTSTLLLAATFGTLRGGSTLAWDNNETRGTLGWRAQHAPHHRTAVDLLEDLDSFADAGSASLARLDAYVRTQVDARFDVLASDEDAAASSTIDAAAFDRLHAMLARYYRLILIDTGNNMRASNWVASVAAADQLVIVSTVREDTAASAAWLLDGLREKGFGQKVDEAVTILAAPSAKPDPRLTDRLESHFSQVTSAVTQVPFDPALVDGGPIDFDALSEETRDAWLSAAAVIAERL; this is encoded by the coding sequence GTGACCACCACCCCGAGTCAGGCGACCGTCTATCTTCGGTCGAGCACCGCCGCGGAGGTGCACCTCGACGGCGAGATCGAGCACCTCATGGCGGCCAACGGCGATGCGCTGCGCGACCGCGTCGTCGAGGCGGTGCGCCTCCTGGCCGCCTCGGCGGGACATCCCGTGACGGCGACGCTCGTCGAGGGCTCGTCGCGGTGGCCCCTCGTGGTGCACCCCGACGGCACGGTCGCCGAGCCCGCGCCGCCGGCGCCCGAGCCGCTTCCGGCCGACCAGCTCGGCTTCGCCTCGCCGACCGGCGGAGCCGGCCTGCCGCCCCTGCCCGGTGCGCCGGTGCCGGCGGCCGCTCCCGTGGCGGCCCCGCCGGTCTCGGCGGTCGCGCCGCCCGTCGCTGCGGCTGCGGCCCCCGCCCCGGCGGCGCCGGTTGCCGCCGCACCCGTCGCGGACCCGGTTCCGGCCGGCCGGCCGGTCGCCTCGGCCGCCCCGAAGCCCACCGTCGACGACCTGCTGAACTCGCGCAGCCGACCGCGTCGGGACCGCGCGACGACCGGCTGGCGCGGAGCCGTGAGGCGCGCCACGGGCGGCGTCATCTCCCCCACACCGAGCCGCGCCGAGCGCTCGCGGCTCGAACGCGAACGGAAGGTGCAGCGCCGGCTCGACGGGTCGCGCACGATCGTGATCCTGAACCCCAAGGGCGGGGCGCACAAGACGACGAGCACGCTGCTGCTCGCGGCGACGTTCGGCACCCTGCGGGGCGGTTCGACGCTCGCCTGGGACAACAACGAGACCCGCGGAACGCTCGGCTGGCGCGCCCAGCACGCGCCGCATCACCGGACCGCGGTCGACCTGCTCGAAGACCTCGACAGCTTCGCCGACGCGGGCAGCGCGAGCCTCGCCCGGCTCGACGCGTACGTGCGCACGCAGGTGGACGCCCGCTTCGACGTGCTCGCCTCCGATGAGGATGCCGCGGCCTCGTCGACGATCGATGCGGCCGCGTTCGACCGCCTGCACGCGATGCTCGCCCGCTACTACCGGCTCATCCTCATCGACACGGGCAACAACATGCGCGCCTCGAACTGGGTGGCCTCGGTGGCGGCGGCCGACCAGCTCGTCATCGTGTCGACGGTCCGCGAGGACACCGCGGCGAGCGCGGCCTGGCTGCTCGACGGCCTCCGCGAGAAGGGCTTCGGGCAGAAGGTCGACGAGGCGGTCACGATCCTCGCGGCCCCCTCGGCGAAGCCCGACCCGCGGCTGACGGACCGGCTCGAGTCGCACTTCAGCCAGGTCACGTCGGCCGTCACGCAGGTGCCGTTCGACCCGGCGCTGGTCGACGGCGGCCCGATCGACTTCGACGCACTCTCCGAGGAGACGCGCGACGCGTGGCTCTCGGCCGCCGCGGTCATCGCCGAGCGGCTCTGA
- a CDS encoding nucleotide disphospho-sugar-binding domain-containing protein, with protein MSTYLLCANPIQGHVGPIVAIARDLAARGHDVAVLTGSRFRASVEEAGARHLPLGGLADYDDRQMHDHLPERDRHRGVAKLEYDIQTVFIRPIPDQTRALEEAIAQLSPDAVIVEAAFAGAVPLLLDDPTSRPPIIAVGVVPLSQSSTDVAPYGLGLRPNASPAGRLRNRALNLLVQRVVFRRTQRLADDVLRSLGRPALDAFVLDFSRRFDRFLQLSAAEFEYPRHDLSPNVRFAGTVLPPAPVAAALPTWWDELDRADRPVVHVTQGTIDNRDFGRLVRPTLDALADLDVLVVVSTGGRPVAELGELPANARAAEFLPYDLLFPKTDVFVTNAGFGGTQYALSFGVPIVAAGETEDKPEVSARAEWAGVGVNLRTGTPTPRAVGDAVARILADRDYRDRARALARAIAGYDTFELIAEELEAQVAAARLRLQTPVG; from the coding sequence ATGTCCACCTACCTCCTCTGCGCCAACCCCATCCAGGGCCATGTCGGCCCCATCGTCGCGATCGCCCGCGACCTCGCCGCCCGCGGCCACGACGTCGCCGTCCTCACCGGTTCGCGGTTCCGTGCGAGCGTCGAAGAGGCCGGCGCCCGGCACCTGCCGCTCGGCGGCCTCGCCGACTACGACGACCGGCAGATGCACGATCACCTCCCGGAGCGGGACCGGCACCGCGGCGTCGCCAAACTCGAATACGACATCCAGACCGTGTTCATCCGTCCCATCCCCGATCAGACGCGGGCACTCGAGGAGGCGATCGCCCAACTCTCCCCCGACGCCGTCATCGTCGAGGCCGCCTTCGCGGGCGCCGTCCCCCTGCTGCTCGACGACCCGACGAGCCGGCCGCCGATCATCGCGGTCGGCGTCGTGCCGCTCAGCCAGTCGAGCACGGACGTCGCGCCCTACGGCCTGGGGCTCCGCCCGAACGCGAGCCCGGCCGGCCGTCTGCGGAACCGCGCGCTCAACCTGCTCGTGCAGCGCGTCGTCTTCCGCCGCACGCAACGCCTCGCCGACGACGTGCTCCGCTCACTCGGCCGGCCCGCGCTCGACGCCTTCGTGCTCGACTTCTCGCGCCGCTTCGACCGGTTCCTGCAGTTGTCCGCCGCCGAGTTCGAATACCCGCGGCACGATCTGTCGCCGAACGTCAGATTCGCGGGCACCGTGCTGCCGCCCGCCCCGGTCGCCGCGGCGCTGCCGACCTGGTGGGACGAGCTCGACCGCGCCGACCGACCGGTCGTGCACGTCACCCAGGGGACGATCGACAACCGCGATTTCGGGCGGCTCGTCCGGCCGACGCTCGACGCCCTGGCCGATCTCGACGTGCTCGTCGTGGTCTCCACGGGCGGCCGCCCGGTCGCCGAGCTCGGCGAGCTGCCGGCGAACGCGCGCGCGGCCGAGTTCCTGCCGTACGACCTGCTCTTCCCGAAGACCGACGTCTTCGTGACCAACGCCGGCTTCGGCGGCACCCAGTACGCCCTCAGCTTCGGGGTGCCGATCGTCGCCGCCGGCGAGACCGAGGACAAGCCCGAGGTCTCGGCGCGAGCCGAGTGGGCGGGCGTCGGCGTGAACCTCCGCACCGGCACTCCGACGCCGCGCGCCGTCGGCGATGCGGTCGCTCGGATCCTCGCCGACCGCGACTACCGCGACCGAGCTCGAGCGCTGGCCCGGGCGATCGCCGGCTACGACACGTTCGAGCTGATCGCCGAGGAGCTCGAGGCCCAGGTCGCGGCGGCGCGGCTGCGGCTGCAGACCCCGGTCGGCTGA
- a CDS encoding transferase: MGIHYVEFEDDAGVLRRYRKHPNGRGLVATTAKVDPTAFVDPTAYVDPGAEVQPHATIGPGGWVDRDAIVAERATIGVNAHVGRRAVVGRNAIVGPYAEIGADARIQNGARVPREQVVEAGGEYRASNDDLRRLGLAA; encoded by the coding sequence GTGGGCATCCACTACGTCGAGTTCGAGGACGACGCCGGGGTGCTGCGGCGGTACCGCAAGCACCCGAACGGCCGCGGCCTCGTCGCGACGACTGCGAAGGTCGACCCGACCGCCTTCGTCGACCCGACCGCCTACGTCGACCCCGGCGCCGAGGTGCAGCCGCACGCGACCATCGGCCCCGGCGGCTGGGTCGATCGCGATGCGATCGTCGCCGAGCGCGCCACGATCGGGGTCAACGCGCACGTCGGCCGCCGAGCCGTCGTCGGCCGCAACGCCATCGTCGGCCCCTACGCCGAGATCGGCGCGGACGCGCGCATCCAGAACGGCGCTCGCGTGCCCCGCGAGCAGGTCGTCGAGGCGGGCGGCGAGTACCGCGCGTCGAACGACGACCTGCGCCGGCTCGGCCTCGCGGCCTGA
- a CDS encoding ABC transporter ATP-binding protein, which produces MTTDAHAEPLLALDRVGIRHEGASASTPDGVSLEVRPGEVVLILGPSGCGKSTLTLALDGLIPHAVPAEVEGTVRIAGLDSRDHPVGVLSEHVAMVFQDPDAQVVTGTLLDEVAFGPENQLVPAEEVLARAERALKLVGLWERRHENPDRLSGGGRQRLAIACALAMASPVLVLDEPTANLDPAGIDEVYAVLRELASERDHAIVLVEHNLDAAVDLVDRVVVLDRAGRLVVDGPAREVLQQRADELLALGVWLPVSTLAALRLREAGVLLEPLPLTPSELAEALDARASLPAPLSDGATGTATNPTATDVGAAGDRAAGDPAIRVRGLSVQRGGRRGPVVVHDVDLDVQAGEFLAIVGTNGAGKTSLLQAIAGVIPAPAGAIDVLGLDPVRADARERSRRIGFVFQNPEHQFVAGTVAEELEVGLLVQGVAEGERAAVVEGMLRRFGLDGLAGQHPFLLSGGQKRRLSVGTALVAGAPVLALDEPTFGQDRERASELLAMLRDLNEQGTTIVVVTHDLQLVADHATRTAVMAEGRLLGAGPTAEVLAGPLIEQAGLRHPPLARATRGLANHPAWRTVTRMSQLPRSSEAAA; this is translated from the coding sequence ATGACCACCGACGCCCACGCCGAGCCGCTGCTCGCGCTGGACCGCGTCGGCATCCGACACGAGGGCGCGAGCGCGTCGACACCCGACGGCGTGAGCCTCGAGGTGCGACCGGGTGAGGTCGTGCTGATCCTCGGCCCGTCGGGGTGCGGCAAGTCGACGCTCACGCTCGCCCTCGACGGCCTCATCCCGCACGCGGTGCCGGCCGAGGTCGAGGGCACCGTGCGCATCGCGGGGCTCGACAGCCGCGACCACCCGGTCGGGGTGCTGAGCGAGCACGTCGCGATGGTCTTCCAGGACCCCGATGCGCAGGTCGTCACCGGGACGCTGCTCGACGAGGTCGCCTTCGGCCCTGAGAACCAGCTCGTGCCTGCGGAGGAGGTGCTCGCTCGGGCGGAGCGCGCGCTCAAGCTCGTCGGGCTCTGGGAGCGCCGGCACGAGAACCCCGACCGCCTCTCAGGGGGCGGCCGTCAGCGCCTTGCCATCGCCTGCGCGCTCGCGATGGCCTCGCCGGTTCTCGTGCTCGACGAGCCCACGGCGAACCTCGATCCCGCGGGCATCGACGAGGTGTACGCGGTGCTGCGCGAGCTCGCGAGCGAGCGCGACCACGCCATCGTCCTGGTCGAGCACAACCTCGACGCGGCGGTCGACCTCGTCGACCGCGTCGTGGTGCTCGACCGCGCCGGCCGGCTCGTGGTCGACGGGCCGGCCCGCGAGGTGCTGCAGCAGCGGGCCGACGAGCTCCTCGCTCTCGGCGTGTGGCTGCCCGTGTCGACGCTCGCCGCGCTGCGGCTCCGCGAGGCCGGCGTCCTGCTCGAGCCCCTGCCGCTCACGCCGTCGGAGCTCGCCGAGGCGCTCGACGCGCGGGCCTCCCTCCCGGCGCCGCTGAGCGACGGGGCGACCGGCACGGCGACGAACCCGACCGCGACCGACGTCGGGGCGGCCGGCGACCGGGCGGCCGGCGACCCGGCCATCCGGGTCCGCGGACTCTCGGTGCAGCGGGGCGGACGGCGAGGCCCCGTCGTCGTGCACGACGTCGACCTCGACGTGCAGGCGGGCGAGTTCCTCGCCATCGTGGGCACGAACGGCGCGGGCAAGACGAGCCTGCTGCAGGCCATCGCCGGAGTGATTCCCGCCCCGGCGGGCGCCATCGACGTGCTCGGACTCGACCCGGTGCGGGCCGACGCCCGCGAGCGCAGCCGCCGTATCGGCTTCGTGTTCCAGAACCCCGAGCACCAGTTCGTCGCGGGCACGGTCGCCGAGGAGCTCGAGGTCGGGCTCCTCGTGCAGGGCGTCGCGGAAGGCGAGCGGGCGGCCGTCGTCGAGGGGATGCTCCGCCGCTTCGGACTCGACGGGCTGGCCGGACAGCACCCGTTCCTCCTCTCGGGCGGCCAGAAGCGACGCCTGTCGGTCGGCACGGCGCTCGTGGCCGGGGCCCCCGTGCTCGCGCTGGATGAGCCGACCTTCGGACAGGACCGCGAGCGGGCCTCCGAACTCCTCGCCATGCTCCGCGACCTGAACGAGCAGGGCACCACGATCGTCGTGGTGACGCACGACCTCCAGCTCGTCGCCGACCACGCGACGCGCACGGCCGTGATGGCGGAGGGGCGGCTGCTCGGTGCCGGCCCCACGGCGGAGGTGCTGGCTGGCCCGCTCATCGAGCAGGCCGGGTTGCGGCATCCCCCGCTCGCGCGGGCGACGCGCGGACTCGCGAACCATCCCGCGTGGCGCACGGTGACGCGGATGTCGCAGCTGCCGCGCTCCTCGGAGGCGGCGGCGTGA
- a CDS encoding LLM class flavin-dependent oxidoreductase — MTTTPRLSVLDLIPVRTGQTSADAVASSVALARAADRLGFERYWFAEHHNMPAVASTTPPVLIAAIAAKTERIRVGSGGVMLPNHAPLVVAEQFAALEALAPGRIDLGIGRAPGSDPVITQLLRISGPTADVDRFPDHIADILSLLSPDGATLRLTSGREYPITATPAAQATPTLWLLGSSDYSAKLAAELGLPYVFANHFSGEGLERALELYRTEYRPSEAHPAPETFLTVNASVAPTAEEAADRALPQLHSMARLRTNKPMRPLETVEEALAAPRDSIGEEVIAGMRRRWIIGDPDASAAELRRLAERHGVDEIMVVPIGGTYEAEPADATPGRVQTLELLAGALAS, encoded by the coding sequence ATGACCACGACGCCCCGCCTGTCCGTACTCGACCTCATCCCGGTGCGGACCGGGCAGACCTCGGCCGACGCCGTCGCCTCGTCCGTCGCGCTCGCGCGCGCGGCCGATCGCCTCGGCTTCGAGCGCTACTGGTTCGCCGAGCACCACAACATGCCCGCCGTCGCGTCGACGACCCCGCCCGTGCTCATCGCCGCGATCGCGGCGAAGACCGAGCGGATCCGCGTCGGCTCGGGCGGCGTCATGCTGCCGAACCACGCCCCGCTCGTCGTCGCCGAGCAGTTCGCGGCGCTCGAGGCGCTGGCGCCCGGGCGCATCGATCTCGGCATCGGGCGCGCGCCGGGCAGCGACCCCGTCATCACGCAGCTGCTGCGCATCTCGGGGCCGACGGCCGACGTCGACCGGTTCCCCGACCACATCGCCGACATCCTGAGCCTCCTCTCCCCCGACGGCGCGACGCTGCGCCTCACCAGCGGACGCGAGTACCCGATCACCGCGACGCCGGCCGCGCAGGCGACGCCCACGCTGTGGCTGCTGGGCTCGAGCGACTACTCCGCGAAGCTCGCCGCCGAGCTCGGCCTGCCGTACGTCTTCGCGAACCACTTCTCGGGCGAGGGCCTTGAGCGGGCGCTCGAGCTGTACCGCACCGAGTACCGGCCGAGCGAGGCGCATCCCGCACCCGAGACGTTCCTGACCGTCAACGCCTCGGTCGCCCCGACCGCCGAGGAGGCGGCCGACCGGGCGCTGCCGCAGCTGCACTCCATGGCGAGGCTGCGCACGAACAAGCCCATGCGCCCGCTCGAGACGGTCGAGGAGGCGCTCGCCGCGCCCCGCGACTCGATCGGTGAGGAGGTCATCGCCGGCATGCGGCGACGCTGGATCATCGGCGACCCGGATGCCTCGGCCGCCGAGCTCCGTCGCCTCGCCGAGCGCCACGGCGTCGACGAGATCATGGTCGTCCCGATCGGCGGGACGTACGAGGCGGAACCCGCGGATGCCACGCCTGGTCGCGTGCAGACGCTCGAGCTGCTCGCGGGCGCCCTCGCGAGCTGA